The sequence ATTCGGATTTAATTAATCAAGGGTCTTCTGCTTTGAGTGATATTGGGTTTTTTGTGTCCGTGCTGAACTTAAAATGAAAGCTGAGAATTCGGTTAGGACataatctttgacttttttagATTTTGGAATCGAGATATTAGCAGATGATCTCCCTGAAAGATAAATTGTCTAAGATTTTCCCAACATTATCTTTCAGTGAAGTTTCTGGTTGTGCTGATGGGCATAGAAAAAGTTATAATTTTTATTGGTTCTGTTTCAAAACTTCATCTTTATTATTGTTCTAATGAGTCTCAGAACGGTTTTGGAGATTTATCCTTAAGCTTGGGATTGATAAATAAAAGGTTTGTCAAGAGTCCAATTTATGGGTGACTGTTGATGCATAGCTGCATAATTTTGTATGTTCAGGAACTTAGTGGAAACATTTTTGTGTCTGaaatttatagtattataaAAAGATGTCCTTCATAATTCTCTATGAGAAATCTTATAATGGATCATGTTAATCTTACGAGGCGAGGCGGCCTTGGATCCATCTGGAAAGTTTTATAACAAATCCTCCTGACCTGTTTTCCCTTAAACTAAAGCTATCTCGAATGTACCCATGCCTAGAAAAGtcaagtctttttatggttGTGGCATGAGGTAAGTTGCTTCCATGAAATGGGTTACAAATAGGCTTCCGATACATTCTTCTTCCACGATCTATGTGTCTTATGAAGGAATcaatttgagaatggagaacCTAAATAATTTCTTTCTGTGTTGGTCTTTTCCCTTAGCTTATGTCACAATGTGGAAGAAATTGGGCATACAGTGGATTCTTCCATGTTCCGTTAAATATGTTTTCATCTAATCCTGTTAGTTTCATAAGCAAAAAGGGTACTATGAGGTTAACATTCTAGAAAGGATTGAGTACAATTATTAGGATCAAGAAGGATCTCTAGAGGAGGTCTAATGATGTGGTTAAGTTTAGAGTTTCTTGGTAATGTCAAATCATAAACCTGGTTTCGGATGTAGCAAGAGATTGGAGTTGTATTCTTAGTTAGGACTTGACTTCCTGTGGGTATTGTAATTCTCAAATTTTATGGTTTCATGTGGTTGTAGCTTTAAAAGAAATCAATTCGTTCTTATATGCCTTCAAATTGCATGATATTCTGTCACTTATTCCTCTCTATTTTTGCAATATTGGACTCTTGGATAGGCAATTGACTATTCCTATTGGGAATATATGCAACGAAGTTGCATGGAAGTTTGGTAACTTTTGATATTATGCACATAATTGGGGCTGAGCTCATCCATTTTAATTTACATTTCTCAGCTGATATATTATGGAGGAAATTGATCAGAATCCTACTGAACTTGAACAACATGAACATGAATATCAGCCTAACAACGGAATTGAAAATGAACTTGAATACCAGCCTGACACTGAACAGGAATACCAGCCCGACAATGGACAGGAATACCAGCCTGATGGAAAGCATGAGTACCAGCCTGAGAACGAACATGAATACCAACCCGAGAATGAGCCTGGATACCAGCCTGAAAATGATCAAGAATATCAACCTGAAACCGAACATGAGAATGAACAAGAATTTGTGCATGAGTTTGCACAAGTACCGGAACAGGAGGACAAACATGAGATAGAAGATGAAATACCAGAGAACTTACGCCCCGATGAAGAAAAGAACCTTACCAATGAAACTGTTGATGGAGGTGGTGACAGATGGCCGGGCTGGCCTGGAGAGAGCGTTTTCAGGATGTTGGTGCCTGCACAGAAGGTTGGTAGTATAATTGGTCGTAAAGGAGAGTACATAAAGAAAACATGTGAAGAGACAAAAGCTCGGATCAAGATTCTTGATGGTCCTCCAGGAACGAGAGAAAGAGCtgtaagtaaaaaaaaaaaatatatgtgttTTAGCATCTTGCTCTGAAATGTTTGTTCATGCTGGTTATGTGTATTAATTACTCTACAACTTATTTAGGCCATTTATTTTTGTAACATCAACATGTTATGAATTAGTTCACAATGTCCTAAGTTGAACAAGTTAATTGGAAGGATCTACAAACATGCTTCACATCTCGTCTGTTCATTTATCAAGTGTTGGCCTGTCAATTGGCTATTCTTCTTTAAGCTGCCTATAATGATATGGTCATCAACTATAGTGTCCGTGCAAAATTTGTCTACCTACTTTGTAGAGGACTCCTTTGAGTTCCTACAAATAAGAATTTATGTCCAGTTCCTACTAAAGGTAATCTGGAAATGGCAATTCAATGCTTAAATGATGTTGGTTTAATGGTTTCCACTTCGTTTGTATTACCAATGAAGGGGTTATATATCCTGCAGTTAGTATTGAAGCATAATCTTATGGTTAATTGTGATATAAATATTACTCAAATaggttttttcattttttattattcttagaGTAAATTTCAGTTTATGCCAAAAGTTAACCATACAAACTGTATGCTGATGCCAACCTTTTTTTGGGGATAGGTTATGGTATCTGCAAAGGAAGAGCCTAATTCTCCTCTGCCTCCTGCTGTAGATGGTCTTCTCAGGGTGCACAAACGTGTGGTGGATGGGCTGGACAATGATTCCACTCATCCACCAGCAGGTGCAGTAGGCAAGGTTTCAACAAGACTTCTTGTACCAGCTGCTCAAGCAGGAAGTTTAATTGGGAAACAAGGCACAACTGTCAAATCAATTCAAGAAGACTCTAATTGCGTTGTTAGGGTTCTTGGAGCAGGTATTTCTCTTTGTAATGTTATATTGTTATCACATGCTTTATTTGGAATATGAACTGTATGTATGACACTTCTTCTCTTGCCGATCACTGTTCTTTTTTTAATTCTGTTTGTCTAAATATTGCAAAATGGTATTTACTCCAGCTCTCTGCTGGTCATAATCGTCAATTTTTGAGGATCGAGAAAAACCATTAAGTAGGTTGGGAAAGGTTAAAGTTTTGATATTGGTCCGTTTATAAACATAAATTATTCAGGCCTTTCTTGTTTTAACTGTAGCAAGAGATAAAAGAGTTATGTTTTAGCTTGGATACCAATGCCTTTTTGCGGAATTATGGTTACATAATTGTAGTACTTAGGTTTAACTCCATTGACAGTAGACCTAGCTACTATTACCCTACATTTCAGAAGGTTGGGTGCTTATTTAGTCTATTGACAGATATAAACTGGTTAGAAGCTGATCAGATAATGTTTTATGTTGTCTctgttaatattatataatattcaaCATGCCTATATCAACTACTCAAATATTTGTTGTTGACAAAATCATTGCAGAAGAACTACCAGTTTTCGCCCTCCAAGATGACAGAATAGTAGAGATAGTTGGGGAGCCTGCAGGCGTTCATAAGGCGATTGAGTTGATTGCATCTCATTTGAGGAAATTTTTAGTAGATCGTAGCATAATTCCGATAATTGAAATGCAAGTATGTCTGCTCCTGAACGTCCATATGGGATGAACTTTCTATTATGTGATCATATTTTCTGAATCTTACTTTCTGTTTCTGATCATTTTGTCAGATGCAAATGCCTAATTCTCATGTGGAACACATGCCTCCAGCTCAGCCTTGGGGTCCGCCACCTCAGTCTTTTCCACCTAGTGCACCTTCAGGTCCTGGATATGGAGCTAGCCCCCGTTTCATGCCTCCTCCTAGGCAGTTTGATAATTATTACCCTCCTGTAGACATGCCGCCTCCAGAAAAACAACCTCATCAAGGTATATCTGCCTATGGAAGAGAAGCCCCAATGCATTCCTCATCCAGCCAGCCCGCTCCATCAGTAATCACTCAGGTTATCTTTTTCTTCCAAAATTTTAGTTAAAGCTTTTCTTGGTCAGTGAAGTAAATCTAGAAGTCTTGAAAGGCAGAGTGCTGTTTGAACTGGGATGTCGTCTGGTTGTTGTAGATCCTTATCCTTTTGTTATTGACTCAGCAAAATTATTTCCTCGTAATAATTCAGTTCCCATGTCTTGTGTGGGGCTGTCCATATATGTTCACCTGTCCTGGTATAGCAATCTTCTTTCCGATAGTACTCCATTAGTTATCATGTGAGCTGAGTAAGTCCTGGTCCTTATATTCTGAGGTTAATTATGTGATTTATAGATGCTTTCCAGTATAACTCTCACGCAAACTTTGCCAATCATTTAAACACTGATGAAAAGGTGTTTTATTTAGCAATACTGTTAGTTTTGGTAGTACCTTAGGGTCTGtttgttttcattttcattCCTCTTAGTTTGTTGCTTTTTAGTGAAACATGAGGGTCTAAAAGCTTAGGGCGTGtttgttttcattttcattcctctttttccatttttcttGTATGCAAAATACTTTGTTTTACTCATTGCAATTTCTACTTTCACTCTTTCTGTTGTATATCATCGATCATAATTCTTAACCATGTATCATTATTACAATGGAACCGGCCACTCAAATATCCAGCTCATTGTTCTAACCACAAAATTAAGCATGTTTTCATATCACACCACAATTTCAAAGTGGAAAAATTATGAAACAATCATATTTTCATTATTCAAACCTGTAACTAAATATCTAATCATTCACCATACCAAAATAAGTACTTTCTTACTAAATGCATAATTGGGACATGATAAATTTGCAGGTTACACAGCAAATGCAAATTCCGCTATCTTATGCAGATGCTGTAATTGGTACACAAGGTGCGAGTATAAGCTACATACGTCGGGTTAGTGGTGCCACGGTAACCATACAAGAAACTAGGGGGGCTCCTGGAGAAATGACAGTTGAGATTAGTGGAACTACTTCTCAAGTCCAAACTGCTCAGCAATTGATTCAGGTATTTTCATTATCTAAACCATAACTTCTTCATTTTGTTATTCTTCTTTTATCTGCGTATACAAATTGGAAGGTGTATTTTATCTGGCCTTATATTGCATATACAtggtccacgaaatgagtacccatatttcctttttcgtccgtccacgaaatgagtactcatttccttttttggcaagtgtaccccacacaaccctttaattaatactTCAAAAGGTGGGACCCTcattctattcacactacactcaatacagttcttaaaacccgtgccgtccacaaatgggtactcattttgtggacggagggagtataacctTGCTGAGTCAACTTTTGCATGGTCTTTAGAATAATTTGATTCAGAGCGATTTGTGTACAATGTCGCGTATTCTATGGACTGTGTATCGAACGATTTGCATCTATAGGCGCTACTTTACCTTTTTCCTGAGAGTTTGATAGAGTAATGGACTTCAGTTTCTATGGCcaaagtgaaaaaaaatttgTCAGTGTTGTCAGACCAATAGACCACAATGTTCAATGGTAGCTATCCTATGACTTTGTTCAATTTTTGTTATTTCTCGTCATTCTTGTTGTGtcgttattttttattttcctgcTGCTACTCATCTGTTGGTGGGAAAGAGTTGCCACTTCTCGGCCACTACCTAACCAAGTAATTGAAAGCTCACATTTACTATGTATATGTTTTGGCAGAATTTCATGGCTGAAGCTGCTGCAGGCCAAACGCAAGCTCAACATGCTTCATCAGCTGATTATAACTCTTATGCAGCTCATGCCTCAGTATACACGTCTCAGCCTCCAAATCCTAATCTTTCTGGACAAAGTGGGGGCTATGGCTCAGTTTATGGCTCCAATTACGGCTATTGAGTTGAGTCACATCTAAATATCTGTTAGTTTTGGAACTAGTAAGCCTAATAAATATTTCTTGAGAGTTGGCAGTTAATTACTTGTTTACAGATTTCAAAGTTAAAATTAGAGAGATGAAACTTGTAGGCAGTAGGATTCTGCTAAAGCAATGGAGCATGTTAGTTTTTGTTTTCCCTGTAAACTACTCTCTTGGAAGGAACTCAAGCatcatgtatttaattattgtattgCTGTTTGTATTTCTGCAGTGTTGGATAAAACATGAGACGCTTTTAGTTATGTGGCCGTAATACTAGTCAGTTAGTTTTacctctttcttttcccttctCTTAGGTATTGATAGAAATTGACGTGAAGAATTTTTCTTTACTGCAAAAGCCAAAAGAGTTGCGGATGCGGATGAGTGCGGATGCGGATGAGCTTTTTGTTATTTGCAAAGAATGCTGGTTTTTAACGGGTGTGTTTTCTTTGATTGTAAGTTTATCATTGAAAAAGAcagaaaaatgattttttttttatcatattttagtgGTTCCCACActtagaaaaagaaagaaagagagagaataaataatataaatagatGAGTTAAATTGTACTTTTttcgtccactaattcatgacttAGGGGAGAAaatacgggttttaagaaaaagtatatTGCTTTTTAATTGAGTAGAGAAAGGGAGAGTGTATTGTTGATTAGTTGAGTAGAGAAAGGGACTCACAAagtatattgtttattagttgagtggagaaaaagtatattgtttattagttactaaaaatggataggacatgaattggtagacgaatcaaaaaaaaaagtaggacatgaattggtggacaGAAGAAGTAATAAAATAGATCTCAACAACATAAAAATAACCTTTTATAGTTGTATGTGTGTTAAATTTTATGATCAATATCTtaaaatactatatttttatcAAGTATCATTACGAGCTAGATAAAATATtcatcaaaatatttaaatgttTTTTATTTCAGGTTTCTACTAAGCAAGAAAAAGATTTTCTATaactttcatattttaatttaaatagtaTGCTCGTGCGATGTACGGATCacgatattttattatttttaaaattttaaattatgtaaaaatgtcaaaatatcATCATTTATGAATTAGAtgaattaataatgaaaaaaaatattttttgattgATTTGAAATAGAGTATATAACAATATTACCAACTCAAAGagcataatatcaaatttaatgagcatcgtataataataataataattttctaaattataaagaaataaatttaatttaatctcattttaagcaaattactaatgattaaataaatcctatataatattttaaattctaactTTTCAGACATCTTACTAATTTTTCATCAACAAatgtatattaaaattaattacaaattttaaaccccaaactatttcCACACTATTTTTTTTGTCTGACAATAGTGTTGATTAAATATCaaattttgaatataatttgtatatttacatataattgccccgcttttttttttttatattgaatacTCAATTTTGGTTGAAAATGCTTACTGAATTTGCAATCTTTATCTGcctaatttatttgatttaaagCTCCGAACAGAAAAGTCAATCCGAGTCACAGTTTATATCCAGTGTTGACTTGGATTAAGTACTAATATGAACAATCAATTAATGTTGAATTCCAACATTACCTAGTCACCACATGGAAGTCAGCCTCATGAAATCCTCTATTCCACAATTTACGACATACTACCGtgtcttatttttaatttcttgtattttataaatttttttctttaattttaatttattatgttttactctcttcgtccctcaaacatcttcttctcttttcattttggtccgttcccaaaacatcttcctaacctactTTTGGAAATAATTACAGTCACTATTATTCTTACAATCTCTTTTCATTTTGATCCGttcccaaaacatcttcctaacatACTTTTGGAAATAATTACAGTCACTATTATTCttacaatcttcactttttatgagactcattctccactcatgaaatacacaactaactgttattaaaatccgtgtcaccCTCCCTTAGAAGATGTTtggaggacggagggagtaatataattttaaggataaagaaaaatatgataAGCGTATTTGACATGATGACTCATAACAATTCTAAGtgataaagaaaaaggaaaagaataaAAATCCAAATGCATTTTGATACCATTTCAACGTAGGAAAATTCTTACTTGGCATACAAGGCCAAGTAATATGACCAGTTTTCATCCTTTGAAAAGTAATCACTTTTCGAGTTAAGTTATATCTTCAGGAAAGAAAAGAGATTCCTTGTACATTGCATCTTCACCAAtccaaatcccaacaatgcaaaCTGTACAAGCAACCCTAATGCCAACCAATAGTTTTTCATTCATACCAAGAAACTACACCCACAAAACCCATATATATAAATCCATGCACgccactcacacacacaacacacacattGCTGTTATATAACAGATTTACCACATTGAGAAAAAACTAGTTGCAGAGCAAATGGTGATGAGGtcgagaggcggcggcggtgccgGTTCTAGACGGACAACAAGATCAGG comes from Salvia miltiorrhiza cultivar Shanhuang (shh) chromosome 3, IMPLAD_Smil_shh, whole genome shotgun sequence and encodes:
- the LOC131014390 gene encoding flowering locus K homology domain codes for the protein MEEIDQNPTELEQHEHEYQPNNGIENELEYQPDTEQEYQPDNGQEYQPDGKHEYQPENEHEYQPENEPGYQPENDQEYQPETEHENEQEFVHEFAQVPEQEDKHEIEDEIPENLRPDEEKNLTNETVDGGGDRWPGWPGESVFRMLVPAQKVGSIIGRKGEYIKKTCEETKARIKILDGPPGTRERAVMVSAKEEPNSPLPPAVDGLLRVHKRVVDGLDNDSTHPPAGAVGKVSTRLLVPAAQAGSLIGKQGTTVKSIQEDSNCVVRVLGAEELPVFALQDDRIVEIVGEPAGVHKAIELIASHLRKFLVDRSIIPIIEMQMQMPNSHVEHMPPAQPWGPPPQSFPPSAPSGPGYGASPRFMPPPRQFDNYYPPVDMPPPEKQPHQGISAYGREAPMHSSSSQPAPSVITQVTQQMQIPLSYADAVIGTQGASISYIRRVSGATVTIQETRGAPGEMTVEISGTTSQVQTAQQLIQNFMAEAAAGQTQAQHASSADYNSYAAHASVYTSQPPNPNLSGQSGGYGSVYGSNYGY